A stretch of Oncorhynchus mykiss isolate Arlee chromosome 12, USDA_OmykA_1.1, whole genome shotgun sequence DNA encodes these proteins:
- the anapc13 gene encoding anaphase-promoting complex subunit 13 isoform X1, producing MTSKYCDSFESQVLRIFARLYCLASTTSRQPKHPEMDSEVQRDGRVLDLTDDAWREDRLPYEDVTIPLSELPEAEQDNGGSTESVKEQEMKWSDLALQSLHENTPNTGT from the exons ATGACGTCAAAATACTGCGACTCATTTGAATCGCAGGTTTTAAGGATTTTTGCAAGGCTTTATTGTTTGG CTAGCACTACTAGCAGGCAACCAAAACATCCAGAGATGGACAGTGAAGTTCAAAGAGATGGCAGGGTTCTTGACCTTACAGATGATGCTTGGAGGGAAGACCGTCTACCTTATGAAGATGTCACTATCCCATTG AGCGAACTGCCTGAAGCTGAGCAAGATAATGGAGGATCAACAGAGTCTGTGAAAGAACAAGAAATGAAGTGGTCAGATTTGGCTCTACAGAGTCTGCACGAGAATACACCTAACACTGGGACTTAG
- the anapc13 gene encoding anaphase-promoting complex subunit 13 isoform X2 — protein MDSEVQRDGRVLDLTDDAWREDRLPYEDVTIPLSELPEAEQDNGGSTESVKEQEMKWSDLALQSLHENTPNTGT, from the exons ATGGACAGTGAAGTTCAAAGAGATGGCAGGGTTCTTGACCTTACAGATGATGCTTGGAGGGAAGACCGTCTACCTTATGAAGATGTCACTATCCCATTG AGCGAACTGCCTGAAGCTGAGCAAGATAATGGAGGATCAACAGAGTCTGTGAAAGAACAAGAAATGAAGTGGTCAGATTTGGCTCTACAGAGTCTGCACGAGAATACACCTAACACTGGGACTTAG